One window of Uloborus diversus isolate 005 chromosome 3, Udiv.v.3.1, whole genome shotgun sequence genomic DNA carries:
- the LOC129218163 gene encoding uncharacterized protein LOC129218163, with protein MNRNKAQLTYVTSFAEFNSMLADPIKNVNDVFFPTEEISAVNWVVNENFVTQDTATNIFIAAFTTAWARLKLYHEMNKLGRSVLYHDTDSIIYATDGSNDPPLGNFTDELEGDTITTFVSGGPKNYAYETAGGKTCCKVRGFSLNFKNSKSLNFDSIKKLVCSFDDDDSITTTNPAKITRDPKRRKVMNKEETKVYRMVYDKRVVNPTDFSTFPYGY; from the exons ATGAATAGAAACAAAGCTCAACTCACCTATGTCACCTCATTTGCTGAGTTTAATAGCATGCTGGCTGATCCgataaaaaat GTCAATGATGTATTTTTCCCTACGGAAGAGATATCAGCTGTGAATTGGGtggtaaatgaaaattttgtgacGCAAGATACTGCCACAAATATATTCATAGCTGCCTTCACAACTGCTTGGGCACGGCTGAAGCTTTACCACGAAATGAATAAATTGGGCAGATCGGTGCTTTACCATGACACCGATTCAATTATTTATGCGACCGATGGTTCAAATGATCCGCCTTTAGGGAATTTCACAGATGAATTGGAAGGGGATACCATTACAACTTTTGTCTCTG GTGGGCCAAAAAATTATGCCTACGAAACAGCTGGGGGAAAGACGTGCTGCAAAGTGAGAGGGTTTTCCTTAAACTTTAAAAACAGCAAATCGTTGAATTTCGACTCTATAAAAAAATTGGTATGCAGCTTTGACGATGATGATAGTATTACAACTACCAACCCAGCAAAAATTACGAGGGATCCTAAGCGGCGAAAAGTTATGAACAAAGAAGAAACCAAGGTCTACCGGATGGTTTACGACAAGCGAGTGGTAAATCCAACCGACTTTTCGACATTTCCTTACGGGTATTAA